Proteins from one Juglans microcarpa x Juglans regia isolate MS1-56 chromosome 6S, Jm3101_v1.0, whole genome shotgun sequence genomic window:
- the LOC121236895 gene encoding LOW QUALITY PROTEIN: uncharacterized protein LOC121236895 (The sequence of the model RefSeq protein was modified relative to this genomic sequence to represent the inferred CDS: inserted 1 base in 1 codon), which translates to MTGTSHSFVEWREEFVSQERGNRVVHYFLKDSSGESILAVVGTERSVRHMFYVVSGEFLQVYGKESSIHAGYKWRSRREVVDWLTSMLSKQHLHGGSELPKFDPIQALGSPNSAMDGMGAPQTQAADDTGQIAIFKGHHPDIVWSGVAWKCGKQLKHYPSFCRNGTTIAIQSFVFVMAKGESHYLAYLEDLYEDKRGQKKVKVRWFHHTQEVEGIIPIRNPHPKEVFMTPYVQVISAECVDGPATVLTREHYEKCTSSFPHPQCARIHLCYRQFRNNRVKPFDLSKLRGYFDQQILSCLVPNPFSRPESICLSLTGEEAEQLSSGENVKVGAKRTRSGRAFRSFAADHSGARNSVRIHQTITYEPYENLDYSLSGSRRLLSLKHVGCHLWYTPLFKVDEKIELLCHDSGIRGCWFRCTVLQVSRKQMKVQYDDVQDEDGYGNLEEWIPTFKMAMADKLGMSIXGRSAIRPAPPNEEQVDLAIEVGTAVDAWWSDGWWEGVVTGLDDSGDSTMQIYFPGESILLNVQKKDLRKSKDWMGDRWVDIQGKPDILSALSATIGLDSKLSPSSNIAKDIKSGVSMSCADSSTRFNFVVDEKLDLPAVASSDGLPEDMERVIDNNVDDVQGDEDDDNDKHDNDGESGDETQNFDSGQNCKAELMELAGQDAQ; encoded by the exons ATGACTGGAACTAGTCACTCTTTTGTGGAGTGGAGAGAAGAGTTTGTGTCGCAGGAGCGTGGCAATCGTGTGGTTCACTATTTCCTGAAGGATTCCTCTGGGGAGTCCATCCTTGCTGTTGTGGGAACTGAGAGAAGTGTTAGGCACATGTTCTATGTTGTTTCCGGGGAGTTCTTGCAGGTATATGGGAAGGAAAGTTCCATTCATGCTGGTTATAAGTGGCGATCGAGAAGAGAGGTTGTAGACTGGCTTACGTCTATGCTATCCAAGCAGCATTTACATGGAGGGTCCG AATTACCAAAATTTGATCCAATACAAGCTTTAGGGTCTCCCAACTCCGCAATGGATGGAATGGGTGCTCCACAGACTCAAGCAGCAGATGATAca GGCCAAATTGCCATTTTCAAGGGACATCATCCAGATATTGTCTGGTCAGGTGTTGCATGGAAATGTGGCAAACAGCTCAAGCATTACCCATCATTTTGCAGAAATGGGACTACAATAGCT ATTCAATCCTTCGTCTTTGTCATGGCTAAGGGGGAAAGTCACTATCTTGCTTATCTGGAAGATTTGTATGAAGACAAGAGGGGTCAGAAAAAGGTGAAAGTAAGGTGGTTTCACCATACTCAGGAAGTCGAGGGCATAATTCCCATACGAAATCCTCACCCAAAAGAAGTTTTCATGACTCCATATGTACAGGTCATTAGTGCAGAGTGTGTCGATGGTCCTGCCACAGTCTTAACTCGTGAACATTATGAAAAATGCAcctcttcttttcctcatccTCAATGCGCCAGAATACATCTGTGTTATAGGCAGTTCAGAAACAACAGAGTGAAGCCGTTTGACCTCAGCAAATTGCGTGGCTACTTTGATCAACAAATTCTCTCTTGTTTGGTTCCCAATCCCTTCTCAAGGCCTGAGTCTATATGCCTTAGCCTGACTGGAGAAGAAGCTGAACAGTTGAGTTCAGGTGAGAATGTAAAGGTGGGAGCTAAGAGGACAAGAAGTGGTAGGGCATTTCGAAGTTTTGCTGCAGATCATTCAGGGGCCAGAAATTCTGTTAGAATTCACCAGACTATAACATATGAACCTTATGAGAACTTAGACTATAGTTTGTCAGGCAGCAGGAGATTGCTTTCCCTAAAGCACGTTGGGTGTCACCTTTGGTATACTCCACTATTTAAGGTTGATGAAAAAATAGAGTTGCTCTGCCACGATAGTGGCATTCGAGGCTGCTGGTTCAGGTGTACAGTCTTGCAGGTATCACGAAAACAGATGAAAGTTCAATATGATGATGTGCAGGATGAAGATGGATATGGAAATCTTGAG GAATGGATCCCAACTTTTAAAATGGCCATGGCTGATAAACTTGGCATGAGCA TGGGTCGCTCTGCAATTAGGCCAGCCCCTCCTAATGAGGAACAAGTAGACCTTGCAATTGAGGTTGGGACTGCAGTTGATGCATGGTGGAGTGATGGCTGGTGGGAAGGAGTTGTGACTGGATTGGATGATTCTGGTGATAGTACCATGCAAATTTACTTTCCCG GTGAGAGCATACTATTGAACGTACAGAAAAAGGATCTAAGAAAATCCAAAGATTGGATGGGAGATCGGTGGGTTGATATACAGGGAAAGCCCGACATACTCTCAGCCCTATCTGCAACTATTGGCTTGGACTCTAAGCTTTCCCCATCCTCAAACATTGCCAAGGACATCAAATCTGGTGTTTCTATGTCATGTGCTGATAGCAGTActagatttaattttgttgtagACGAAAAGCTCGACTTACCTGCAGTTGCCAGTTCTGATGGCCTTCCTGAAGACATGGAAAGGGTCATTGATAATAATGTGGATGATGTCCAaggtgatgaagatgatgacaaTGACAAACATGACAATGATGGTGAGAGTGGTGATGAAACTCAGAATTTCGATTCTGGGCAGAATTGTAAAGCAGAACTCATGGAACTGGCAGGACAAGATGCTCAATAG
- the LOC121236894 gene encoding pectinesterase QRT1-like, which yields MGLYSVFRATFLVVFLVGIQEISSVEGQDVYGKNYISWDDLKVDENKVAAGLIIGDDKYEQRQVIVVDMNGRGDSLTVQGAVDMVPENNTQRVKIYIHPGIYREKVFVPSSKPYISLIGNQHRMSDTIITWNDKASDKDRNGVQLGTYGSASVAIESDYFCATGITFENTVVAVPGGYGMQAVALRIAGDKAVFYRVGILGTQDTLLDDTGSHYFYQSHIQGSVDFIFGRSRSLYEDCVIQSTAKNWGAITAHHRDLPYENTGFSFVNCSITGTGSILLGRAWGDYSRVVFSHCNMDDIITPSGWSDWMQPSRQKTVVFGEYQCRGRGADKRGRVSWSKSFSYEEVRPFLDKKFINGEQWLKL from the exons ATGGGTTTGTACTCTGTTTTCAGAGCAACTTTTCTTGTGGTTTTCTTGGTTGGTATTCAAGAGATCAGTTCTGTGGAAGGCCAGGACGTGTATGGAAAGAACTATATTAGTTGGGATGATCTGAAGGTCGATGAGAATAAGGTGGCCGCAGGATTGATCATCGGAGATGATAAATATGAACAAAGGCAGGTTATTGTGGTTGACATGAATGGTAGGGGAGATTCTCTGACGGTTCAGGGAGCGGTTGACATGGTTCCAGAGAACAATACACAGcgagttaaaatatatattcaccCAGGAATATACAg AGAGAAGGTCTTTGTGCCAAGTTCCAAGCCATATATTTCATTGATTGGGAACCAGCACCGAATGTCTGATACCATAATTACTTGGAACGATAAAGCATCGGATAAAGATCGCAACGGAGTTCAACTTGGAACCTATGGATCAGCTTCTGTAGCCATAGAGTCTGATTACTTTTGTGCAACTGGAATCACTTTTGAG AACACAGTAGTTGCAGTGCCTGGAGGATACGGAATGCAAGCAGTAGCACTTAGAATAGCAGGTGACAAAGCAGTGTTCTATAGAGTCGGGATTCTGGGGACGCAGGACACTCTGTTGGATGACACTGGATCACACTACTTCTACCAGAGTCACATTCAAGGAAGTGTTGACTTCATCTTTGGAAGATCAAGATCACTCTATGAG GACTGTGTCATTCAGTCGACCGCTAAGAATTGGGGAGCAATTACAGCTCATCACAGGGATTTACCATATGAAAATACAGGGTTCTCTTTTGTAAACTGCAGCATCACTGGAACTGGCAGTATCCTTTTGGGAAGAGCTTGGGGAGACTATTCAAGAGTAGTATTCTCACACTGTAATATGGATGATATAATTACTCCCTCAGGATGGAGTGATTGGATGCAACCGTCCAGGCAGAA GACTGTGGTGTTCGGGGAATACCAGTGCAGGGGCAGAGGAGCAGATAAGAGAGGCCGTGTGTCATGGTCGAAGTCTTTCAGTTATGAGGAAGTTAGACCTTTCCTGGACAAGAAATTCATAAACGGAGAACAATGGCTTAAACTTTAG
- the LOC121237695 gene encoding 30S ribosomal protein S10, chloroplastic: MAISSFSASLVPSIPLSNSSPFNSKPALSYVPFYGAKTLKLQAFKPSLSSTRVYAAPEVLESPEALDPPPEILDGSESTSFEVGGSETPSTSSLSIGADSDKMAPKQKIRIKLRSYWVPLIEDSCKQIMDAARTTNAKTMGPVPLPTKKRIFCVLKSPHVHKDARFHFEIRTHQRLIDILYPTAQTIDSLMQLDLPAGVDVEVKL; this comes from the exons ATGgcaatttcttcattctctGCATCCCTAGTTCCTTCCATCCCTCTTTCAAATTCTTCTCCATTTAATTCGAAGCCAGCCCTCTCTTATGTTCCTTTCTACGGTGCTAAAACCTTAAAGCTTCAAGCCTTTAAACCCTCACTTTCATCGACTAGGGTTTATGCTGCTCCTGAAGTTCTGGAGTCCCCAGAAGCCCTAGACCCACCTCCAGAAATCCTAGATGGTTCTGAGTCTACAAGCTTTGAG GTTGGAGGTTCCGAGACTCCCAGCACGTCTTCGCTCAGTATCGGTGCAGATTCAGACAAG ATGGCACCAAAGCAGAAAATTAGAATTAAACTTAGATCATACTGGGTGCCGTTAATAGAGGACTCCTGCAAGCAGATAATGGATGCTGCGAGGACTACCAATGCAAAAACCATGGGTCCTGTTCCACTACCAACCAAGAAGAGAATCTTTTGTGTTCTCAAATCACCGCATGTGCACAAGGATGCCAGGTTCCATTTTGAGATCCGGACTCACCAGCGCCTCATTGATATTCTTTACCCAACTGCACAAACAATTGATTCTCTGATGCAACTTGATCTTCCTGCTGGTGTTGATGTGGAGGTCAAGCTCTGA
- the LOC121237297 gene encoding zinc transporter 11 — protein sequence MPRFFLSLSLLLLLLLLSASAHSGHDDGDVDAIDHDLRSRPLILAKIWCLLIIFIATFVAGVSPYFFKWNEGFLTLGTQFAGGVFLGTALMHFLSDANETFEDLTTKEYPFAYMLACAGYLLTMLADCVISYVYGKGNDAADLEHQGGVEQRKNINNGVTSQAQHQVHHSSVAAVGSLGDSILLIVALCFHSVFEGIAIGVADTKADAWKALWTISLHKIFAAIAMGIALLRKIPNRPLLSCVAYAFAFAISSPIGVAIGIIIDATTQGAVADWIFAISMGLACGVFIYVSINHLLSNGFIPQKTVTADTPSLKFFAVLLGIGVIAVVMIWDT from the exons ATGCCTcgcttcttcctctccctctccctcctcctcctcctcctcctcctctccgcCTCCGCTCACAGCGGCCACGACGATGGCGATGTCGACGCAATCGACCACGACCTTCGCTCCAGGCCTTTGATACTGGCTAAGATATGGTGCTTGCTAATTATCTTCATAGCCACTTTCGTCGCCGGCGTTTCCCCCTACTTCTTCAAGTGGAACGAGGGCTTCTTGACTCTCGGGACTCAGTTTGCTGGTGGTGTTTTCTTGGGCACGGCGCTGATGCACTTTCTCAGCGACGCCAACGAGACTTTCGAGGACTTGACAACAAAAGAGTACCCGTTTGCTTACATGTTGGCTTGCGCCGGCTACTTGTTGACCATGCTTGCGGATTGTGTAATCTCCTACGTGTATGGCAAGGGAAACGATGCTGCTGATCTCGAGCATCAAG GTGGAGTTGAGCAACGGAAAAATATTAATAACGGCGTGACTTCACAAGCACAGCATCAG GTCCATCATAGCTCCGTTGCTGCTGTGGGTTCACTTGGGGAtagcattttgttgattgtcgCCTTGTGTTTCCATTCTGTCTTTGAGGGTATTGCGATTGGAGTTGCCGATACAAAAGCTGATGCCTGGAAAGCCTTATGGACAATCTCTTTGCACAAGATATTTGCAGCCATTGCCATGGGTATTGCTCTCCTCCGCAAGATTCCGAACCGTCCTCTCTTGTCATGTGTAGCCTATGCTTTTGCATTTGCCATTTCAAGTCCAATCGGTGTGgccattggaatcattatagATGCCACAACTCAGGGTGCTGTGGCAGATTGGATTTTTGCCATATCAATGGGTCTAGCATGTGGAGTTTTCATCTATGTATCCATAAACCACCTACTATCAAACGGTTTTATACCACAGAAGACTGTCACCGCAGACACGCCATCTCTCAAGTTTTTTGCTGTGTTGTTAGGCATTGGGGTTATAGCTGTTGTGATGATTTGGGACACTTGA
- the LOC121237839 gene encoding uncharacterized protein LOC121237839 yields the protein MNLDDLHKVWDIKTLKKPGEDEARKILERIAKQVQPIMRKHKWKVKVLSEFCPNNPSILGLNVGGGVHVKLRLRRPNRDWDFFPFDQVLGTMLHELCHNVHGPHNASFYNLWDELRKECEELMAKGITGTGEGFDLPGRRLGGFSHQPPLSSLHKSALEAAEKRARSGSLLPSGPRRLGGDNTIMVALSPIQAAAMAAERRLQDDIWCGSQSCKASGDEESSSGILHDFVSSEQSGGSSRSDGGSIAYSVDANFVDLSINTSKRSCKSDTTSFSQSTCHPESNFVDLSSPLSSDLGSSLDTIRDRTLNAEELPMWECGTCTLLNAPLAPICELCSTQKRKDVHTNYKVWSCKFCTLENSVKLEKCCACGQWRYSHGAPVSIQARNLGT from the exons ATGAATTTGGACGATCTTCACAAGGTATGGGATATCAAAACCCTGAAAAAGCCTGGAGAAGACGAAGCGAGGAAGATTCTGGAGAGAATAGCGAAGCAGGTCCAGCCCATCATGCGTAAACACAAATGGAAGGTCAAAGTTCTCTCCGAATTCTG TCCGAACAATCCGTCAATTCTGGGGTTGAATGTGGGAGGTGGAGTGCATGTGAAGCTGAGGCTCCGGAGGCCTAACAGGGATTGGGATTTCTTCCCTTTTGATCAAGTTCTTGGTACAATGCTTCATGAGCTTTGCCATAACGTCCATGGCCCGCACAATGCCAGCTTCTACAATCTCTGGGATGAACTCAGAAAG GAATGTGAGGAGCTGATGGCCAAGGGAATAACAGGCACAGGAGAGGGCTTTGATCTTCCTGGGAGGCGTTTGGGTGGTTTCTCCCATCAGCCTCCTCTTTCATCTCTCCACAAAAGTGCACTGGAGGCTGCAGAAAAGAGAGCACGATCAGGATCTCTGCTACCATCTGGACCCAGACGTCTTGGTGGTGATAATACTATTATGGTTGCACTTAGTCCAATACAAGCTGCTGCGATGGCTGCAGAGAGAAGATTACAGGATGATATCTGGTGTGGGTCTCAGTCTTGCAAAGCTTCTGGGGATGAAGAAAGTAGTTCTGGTATTTTACATGACTTTGTATCTTCAGAACAAAGTGGAGGAAGCTCAAGGTCAGATGGTGGTTCCATTGCATATTCTGTGGATGC CAATTTTGTAGATTTATCTATCAATACTTCAAAAAGAAGTTGCAAATCAGATACCACTTCATTTTCTCAATCTACTTGCCATCCAGAATCTAATTTTGTAGATTTATCTAGTCCGTTATCTTCTGATCTGGGGAGTAGTTTGGATACAATACGTGACAGAACGCTGAATGCCGAGGAATTGCCAATGTGGGAGTGTGGAACATGCACTTTATTGAATGCT CCATTGGCTCCAATATGTGAGCTCTGTAGCACTCAAAAGCGAAAAGATGTTCATACAAACTACAAAGTCTGGTCCTGTAAATTTTGTACATTGGAAAACAGTGTGAAGTTGGAGAAATGCTGTGCCTGTGGTCAGTGGAGATACTCACACGGAGCACCAGTGTCCATCCAAGCACGGAATCTTGGCACTTGA